CCGAGACGCTGCGCCAGGCCCGGTCGCTCGTCGACAAGGAGCAGCTGGAGATCTTCGCGCCGCTGCTGCCGCAGGACCAGCGGGAGGTGCTGCAGTACCTCGCGGAGGGCTGCGGCGTCGAGGAGGTCTGGCGGGACATCGTCGCGCCCGCGCTGCAGGCGTCGTCCCAGCCGGTGGACACCCAGGACTACGAGACGGCGATCCGGCACAGCCGGGCCCGCATCGCCCTGGTCACGGCTCCCGAGGAACTGCGGGACATCCTCGAGAAGCCGTTCGCGGCCTGGCGGGTCTTCCTGCACCCCTCCCAGCGCAAGGTCGCCTACCGGGCGTCCTACTCCGGGCCCGCCCAGGTCACGGGCGGGCCCGGCACCGGCAAGACCGTGGTCGCGCTGCACCGCGTCAAGCACCTGCTCGGGCATCTGCGCGACGGAGACCGCATCCTCCTCACGACGTACACCAACGCGCTCGTCAGTGCGCTGCGCGCCGGTCTCGAGTCCCTGGTGGAGGACCCGGAGCTGCGCGCACGGGTGGACATCTCGACGGTGGACGGCTTCGCGAGCCGTGTCGTCGCCGAGTCGCCCGGCGCAGTGACTCTGCGGCCCCTGCTGCACAACCAGGAGGAGAGCCGCTGGGGCAAGGCCGCGAAAGCGACCGGCTTCCCCGGCAGCGCGCAGTTCCTTCTCCAGGAGTACCGGCACGTCGTCCTGGCCCAGGGCATCACGACCCTGGCCGCGTACGAGGCGGCGGACCGACGTGGCCGCGGAAGCCGGCTGGCGGCGGCCGAGCGGCCCCTGGTGTGGAAGACGGTGGAGCGGTTCACGGCCGATCTGGCCGCCGACGGAGCCCGCACCTGGCTGCAGACGTGTGCGGACGCCGCACGGCTGCTGGAGGAGAAGGGCCCGCAGTACCGGCACGTCGTGGTGGACGAGGCGCAGGACCTGCACCCGGCGCAGTGGCGTCTGCTGCGCGCGGCCGTCCCCGCCCGCCCCGACGACCTGTTCATCGCGGGCGACCCCCACCAGCGCATCTACGACTCGAAGGTGTCCCTGAGGTCGCTGGGCATCAAGGTGACCGGGCGGTCGGTGAAGCTGCGCAAGAACTACCGCAGCACGCAGGAGATCCTGCGCTGGTCGACCGCGCTGCTCGTCGGCCGGCCGATCGCCGAGCTGGAGGACGCCAACCGCAAGGACACTCTGCTCGGTTACCGCTCCGCCCTGCACGGCGACGGGCCCGCCGTCCACTCGGCAGCGACCGAGGAAGCCGAACTCGACGCGCTCGCGGCGCAGGTGCGGGCGTGGATGGACGCGGGAGTGCACCCGGCGGAGATCGGAGTCACCGCCCGCTTCAACAAGGCGTGCGCGACGACGGTGGCCCACCTCGAGGCCGCCGGACTGCCCGCCGTCGCCCTACGCTCCGCCGACACGGTCAAGGGCGCGGACGCCGTCCGGGTCGGCACCATGCACTCGTTCAAGGGTCTCGAGTTCCGCTGCGTCGCCGTGGTCGGCGTCACCGAGGACGCCCTGCCCTTCGCGAAAGCGGTCACCCCACCCGACCTCGACGCCCAGCAGCACGAGACCGACATGATGTCCGAACGCTGCCTCCTCTTCGTCGCCTGCACCAGAGCCCGCGACAGCCTCCACGTCTCCTGGTCAGGCCACCCGAGTCCGTTCCTCGTGGAAGCCGGCGTGTGACGCAACGCAACAGAACCCGGAGAGTGCGGTCTTCCCCGGGTGCGAGGTGATCGTCTCCCGCCCTGTGAGCCCGAGGTGCGTGAACGGAACGTCGCCTTTGTACGCGTCGGGCTTCGGAGCGATGTAGGCGATCAGTTCGGTGTCTTCGGGCACCATCCGGGAGAGTTCCTTGGTGCGCTGCGGCGGGCCCGACCGGACGGCCTCAGGCGGCCTTTCGCCCTCGCTCGCGGTGGCCGCGGATGATGTCCGCGTATCGGTGACCGGTGCCCTTGATGGTGCGCGTCTGGGTGCGGTAGTCGACGTGGACGAGGCCGAAGCGCTTGTCGTAGCCGTACGCCCACTCGAAGTTGTCCAGCAGCGACCAGGCGAAGTAGCCGGCCAGCGGGGCCCCCTTGCGGGCGGCGGAGGCGCAGGCGGCCAGGTGCTTCACCAGGTAGTCCTCGCGTTGCGGATCGTCCACCGTGCCGTCGGGGCGGACGACGTCCTCGAACGCGGAGCCGTTCTCGGTGACGTACAGCTTGCGTGCCCCGTACTCGTCGGTGAGGCGGAGCAGCAGGTCCTCGATGCCGCTCGCGTCGACCTCCCAGTCCATGCCGGTGCGCGGGACGCCGGGCCGGCGGACCGCGCGGACACGGGGCGCCGGGCCGGTGGGGTCGTCGGCGACGGTCTGCGGGAAGTAGTAGTTCAGGCCCAGCCAGTCGAGCGGGGCCGCGATCGTCTCCAAGTCCCCTCCTTTTTCGGGTAGTTCGACGCCGTACACCTCGCGCATGTCGGCCGGGAAGCCGCGGCCGTGCACCGGGTCGAGCCACCAACGGTTGGTGTGGCCGTCCATGCGCCGGGCTGCGGCGACGTCCTCGGGGCGGTCGGTGGCGGGGTGGATCGTGGAGAGGTTGTTGACGATGCCGACCCGGGCGGCGGGGGCGGCGGCGCGGACCGCCTGTGCGGCGAGGCCGTGTCCGAGGAGCAGGTGGTACGAGGCGCGGACGGCCGCCGTCAGGTCCTTGAGGCCGGGGGCCATCGTGCCGTCGAGGTGTCCGATCCAGGCCGAGCACAGGGGCTCGTTGAGGGTGGCCCAGTGGGTGACGCGGTCGCCGAGGCGTTCGGCCACGACCGAGGCGTACGCGGCGAAGTGCTCGGCGGTCGCCCGCTCGGGCCAGCCTCCCCGGTCCTGGAGCACCTGCGGGAGGTCCCAGTGGTAGAGGGTGACGGACGGGGTGATGCCCGCCTCCAGCAGCCCGTCGACCACCTGGTCGTAGAAGGCCAGGCCCTTGGCGTTGGCCGGTCCGTCACCGCCGGGCACGACCCGCGGCCAGGCGACGGACAACCGGTAGGCGTCGGCGCCCAGTTGCCGCATCAGCGCGATGTCCTCGCGCCAGCGGTGGTAGTGGTCGCAGGCGACGTCGCCGTTGTCGTCGCCCGCGACCTTGCCGGGGGTGTGGGAGAACGTGTCCCAGATCGACGGCGCACGTCCGTCCTCAGCCACGGCTCCCTCGATCTGGTACGCCGCCGTGGCCGTGCCCCACAGGAAGTCGTGCGGGAGTGCGGCGAAGTCGATGGTCACGGAAGTCCCTTCGGAGGATGCGGAGGAGGTCACTTGACGGCGCCCGCCGTCAGTCCGGCGACCAGGTAGCGCTGGAGCAGCAGGAACCCGGCGACCACGGGCACGCTGACGACGAGCGAGGCGGCCATGATCTGGTTCCAGTACACGTCGTTGAGGGTGGAGTAGCCCTGGAGTCCGACGGCGAGCGTGCGGGTGGTGTCGTTGGTCATGACGGAGGCGAACAGCACCTCGCCCCACGCGGTCATGAAGGCGTAGACGGCGACGGCGACGATGCCGGGGATCGCGGCCGGCACCACGATCCGCAGCAGCGCGCCGAGCGGGCCGCAGCCGTCGACCAGTGCGGCCTCGTCGAGGTCGCGCGGCACCGAGTCGAAGTATCCGATCAGCATCCAGATGGAGAAGGGGAGCGAGAACGTCAGATACGTCAGGATCAACCCGCCCCGCGAGCCGAACAGGGCGATGCCGGTTGCGTTGCCGATGTTGACGTAGAGCAGGAACAGCGGGAGGAGGAAGAGGATGCCGGGGAACATCTGCGTGGACAGGACGGTGACCGTGAACACCCGCTTGCCCCGGAACTCGTAGCGGCTCACCGCGTACGCGCTGAACACGGCGATCACCACCGAGCAGACCGTCGCCGCACCCGCCACGATCAGCGAGTTCACGAAGTACCGGGCGAGCGGGACGGTCGACCAGATGTCGATGTACGGGCGGACCGTCAGACCGCTGGGCAGCCAGCGGAACTCGCCCGTGACGTCCGCGAGCGGCTTGAGCGAGCTGGAGACCATCACGTACACCGGCAGCAGCACGAAGCCGGTGAGCAGGGTGAGGAAGATCCGTCGGGACCAGAGGAAGGAACTCGGCGGCGCCATGGGCGAGTCACCGCGCATGCGAAGACCTCCGTCGCGAGGTGAGGGCCAGGTAGACGCCCGTCACGGCCAGCAGGAAGAGCAGCAGCAGGACCGACATCGCCGAGCCCGTGCCGAAGTTCCAGGTGACGAAGGACGCCTGGTAGATGTGGACCGAGATGAGGTCCGCGGCTTCCGGGGCCGCCCTGCCGAACAGGACGTAGGGGGTGTTGAAGTCGTTGAACGTCCACAGGAACAGCACCAGCACCAGCACCTGGTTGACCGGGCCCAGGGACGGCAGGGTGATGCGGCGGAGCTGCTGCCACACCCCGGCGCCGTCCAGCGCGGCCGCCTCGTACAGCTCGCGCGGAATGTTCTGCAGGCCCGCCGTCACGATGAGGAAGGCGAACGGCCAGCCCTTCCACACCGACACGGTGAGCAGCGCGTAGAAGCTGTTGTCCCCGATGAGCCAGAAGGACCGGTTGTCGGTGAGGTGCAGCTGGTCGTGCAGGACGTGGTTCACCAGGCCGTTGTCGTGCTGGAACATGAAGACCCAGGTGATCACCGCCGCGTAGACGGGCAGCGCGTACGGCACCAGGAACAGCGCGCGCAGGAGTCCGCGGCCGCGGAAGGCGTCCTGCATCAAGACCGCCGCCGCCGTGCCGACGAGCCAGCACAGGCCGACCGACAGCAGGGTGAAGCCGACCGTGACGAGGAACGAGTGGAGCAGGGCCTCGCCGACGGGCGCGTCGAAGTCCACCGACATCCGGTAGTTGTCGAGGCCGGACCAGGGGGCCGTGCCCCAGTCACGGATGTAGAACTGGGTGAGTTCCCTGAAGCTCATCACGATGCCGATCACCATCGGCACCAGGTGGACGAGGAGTTCCAGGATCAGGGCGGGCAGGAGCAGCAGGTAGGGCAGTCCGACGCGGCGGAGGCGGCCGGGGCGCGGTCGCGGGGTCCCGCCGCCGTCGGGGCGTGCCGGGGGTTTCACGACCTCGACGGTGGTGGTCATCGGGCTCACTTCGCCGGCATCTGCTGCTGGGCCTTGGCGAGCTTGGCCTTCACCGACTCGGCGGTGACCGCGCGGCCCGCGGCGGCGTCGGCGAACAGTTCCTTGACGGCCGTGCCGACCACCGTCTCGAACTGCGACTCATCGGCGACCTGGGGGAGCGCGGCGGCGCTCTTGGCGAGGGTGTCCTTGAGGACCGCGTTCGCGGGCGAGTCGAACGCGGCGTCCGACTGGGCGGAGGCGACGGGCGGGATGGTGCTGTAGGCCGTGTTGAGGATCTTCTGTTCCTCGTCGCCGGTCATGAACTTCACGAACTCGGTCGCGCCGTCGAGGTTGTCGGTGTTCTTGAAGACCGCCAGGTTGATGCCCGCGACCATCGAGTTCACCTGGGCGCCGGCGCCCGGGGAGCCGGACTGCACGGGTACCGGGGCGATGCCGTACGCGTCCGCGCTCATGCCCTGGGACGCGAGGTTGGCCGACGCGGACTGCCACAGCAGCATCGCCGTCCTGCCCTTGGCGAAGTCGCTGACGGACTGGTTCTGCGCGTACTCGGCGTTGCCCTGCGGGATGACCTTGTCCTTCGCCATCAGGTCGACGTACTGCTTGACCGCCGAGACCACGCCGCCGGAGGTGAAGTCGGGCTTGCCGTCGGCGGTGAAGAAGTGCGCGCCGTGCTGCTCGGCGAAGACGAAGACGTGGTGGATGTTCTCCGCGACGTTCGCGCCCTCGGCGCCCAGGACCTGTTTGCCCTTCGCCTGGATCTTCTTGCCGTCTGCCACCAACTCGTCCCAGGTGGTGGGGGCTTGTGCGATGCCGGCGTCGGCGAAGATCTGCTTGTTGTAGTACAGGGCGTACGCCATCGAGTACAGCGGCACCGCGGCCGGGTCCTGCCCCTGCGCCCCGGTGGAGCCGAGCGCGGAGGCCACGAAGCGGCCCTTGCCCCCGATCTTCGCGAGGTTCGCGTCGTTCCACGGCAGCAGCGCGCCCGTGGCCTGGAGCGAGGCCGACCAGGTGTTGCCGATGTTGAGGACGTCGGGGCCCTGACCGGACGTGGTCGCGGTGAGGATCCGGTTGAGCAGGTCCGACCAGGGGACGACCTCCAGCTTCACCTTGATCCCGGTCCGCTTCTCGAACTTGTCGAGTTCCGGCTGGAGGACCTTCTTGTCCACCTCGATGCTCGCGCCCTGGTTGGAGGCCCAGTAGGTCAAGGTCTTCGGAGAGTCGTCGGATCCCCCGCCGTCCGTCGAGCCGCCGCCTCCGCAGGCCGTGGCCGAGAGGGCGAGTGACATGACGACGGCTCCTGTGGCCGCGGCTCGAATGCTGCGCATGGATCGGCTCCCGGTGTCATCAGGGCTTAATTTAGGACGTGAGTTAAACCTCGGAAGCGACTCCCGTCAAGGGTTCCGGCACACTCCGGACCACTCCGGGCCCACCCCGGGCCCACCCCGGGCCCACCCCTGGACCTCCAAGGCG
The window above is part of the Streptomyces sp. NBC_00425 genome. Proteins encoded here:
- a CDS encoding DEAD/DEAH box helicase, which gives rise to MPQLAFDIAFFAELPKLQPPVRKGVLDAWEKFSRLTLDQLFKDPGLKLESLTNAKDKQIRTIRIDQFWRGVVLAPPTGDTFVLLRVMQHDKAIAWAKKQKSSINEVTRAVEIRDAATLDELTPAYERVALTSPKERLFAKFSDGDLTALGIDAETLRQARSLVDKEQLEIFAPLLPQDQREVLQYLAEGCGVEEVWRDIVAPALQASSQPVDTQDYETAIRHSRARIALVTAPEELRDILEKPFAAWRVFLHPSQRKVAYRASYSGPAQVTGGPGTGKTVVALHRVKHLLGHLRDGDRILLTTYTNALVSALRAGLESLVEDPELRARVDISTVDGFASRVVAESPGAVTLRPLLHNQEESRWGKAAKATGFPGSAQFLLQEYRHVVLAQGITTLAAYEAADRRGRGSRLAAAERPLVWKTVERFTADLAADGARTWLQTCADAARLLEEKGPQYRHVVVDEAQDLHPAQWRLLRAAVPARPDDLFIAGDPHQRIYDSKVSLRSLGIKVTGRSVKLRKNYRSTQEILRWSTALLVGRPIAELEDANRKDTLLGYRSALHGDGPAVHSAATEEAELDALAAQVRAWMDAGVHPAEIGVTARFNKACATTVAHLEAAGLPAVALRSADTVKGADAVRVGTMHSFKGLEFRCVAVVGVTEDALPFAKAVTPPDLDAQQHETDMMSERCLLFVACTRARDSLHVSWSGHPSPFLVEAGV
- a CDS encoding GH1 family beta-glucosidase, which codes for MTIDFAALPHDFLWGTATAAYQIEGAVAEDGRAPSIWDTFSHTPGKVAGDDNGDVACDHYHRWREDIALMRQLGADAYRLSVAWPRVVPGGDGPANAKGLAFYDQVVDGLLEAGITPSVTLYHWDLPQVLQDRGGWPERATAEHFAAYASVVAERLGDRVTHWATLNEPLCSAWIGHLDGTMAPGLKDLTAAVRASYHLLLGHGLAAQAVRAAAPAARVGIVNNLSTIHPATDRPEDVAAARRMDGHTNRWWLDPVHGRGFPADMREVYGVELPEKGGDLETIAAPLDWLGLNYYFPQTVADDPTGPAPRVRAVRRPGVPRTGMDWEVDASGIEDLLLRLTDEYGARKLYVTENGSAFEDVVRPDGTVDDPQREDYLVKHLAACASAARKGAPLAGYFAWSLLDNFEWAYGYDKRFGLVHVDYRTQTRTIKGTGHRYADIIRGHRERGRKAA
- a CDS encoding carbohydrate ABC transporter permease; this translates as MAPPSSFLWSRRIFLTLLTGFVLLPVYVMVSSSLKPLADVTGEFRWLPSGLTVRPYIDIWSTVPLARYFVNSLIVAGAATVCSVVIAVFSAYAVSRYEFRGKRVFTVTVLSTQMFPGILFLLPLFLLYVNIGNATGIALFGSRGGLILTYLTFSLPFSIWMLIGYFDSVPRDLDEAALVDGCGPLGALLRIVVPAAIPGIVAVAVYAFMTAWGEVLFASVMTNDTTRTLAVGLQGYSTLNDVYWNQIMAASLVVSVPVVAGFLLLQRYLVAGLTAGAVK
- a CDS encoding carbohydrate ABC transporter permease; translation: MTTTVEVVKPPARPDGGGTPRPRPGRLRRVGLPYLLLLPALILELLVHLVPMVIGIVMSFRELTQFYIRDWGTAPWSGLDNYRMSVDFDAPVGEALLHSFLVTVGFTLLSVGLCWLVGTAAAVLMQDAFRGRGLLRALFLVPYALPVYAAVITWVFMFQHDNGLVNHVLHDQLHLTDNRSFWLIGDNSFYALLTVSVWKGWPFAFLIVTAGLQNIPRELYEAAALDGAGVWQQLRRITLPSLGPVNQVLVLVLFLWTFNDFNTPYVLFGRAAPEAADLISVHIYQASFVTWNFGTGSAMSVLLLLFLLAVTGVYLALTSRRRSSHAR
- a CDS encoding ABC transporter substrate-binding protein, whose amino-acid sequence is MRSIRAAATGAVVMSLALSATACGGGGSTDGGGSDDSPKTLTYWASNQGASIEVDKKVLQPELDKFEKRTGIKVKLEVVPWSDLLNRILTATTSGQGPDVLNIGNTWSASLQATGALLPWNDANLAKIGGKGRFVASALGSTGAQGQDPAAVPLYSMAYALYYNKQIFADAGIAQAPTTWDELVADGKKIQAKGKQVLGAEGANVAENIHHVFVFAEQHGAHFFTADGKPDFTSGGVVSAVKQYVDLMAKDKVIPQGNAEYAQNQSVSDFAKGRTAMLLWQSASANLASQGMSADAYGIAPVPVQSGSPGAGAQVNSMVAGINLAVFKNTDNLDGATEFVKFMTGDEEQKILNTAYSTIPPVASAQSDAAFDSPANAVLKDTLAKSAAALPQVADESQFETVVGTAVKELFADAAAGRAVTAESVKAKLAKAQQQMPAK